ACAACGAGAACCAACTGTGAACACCCACACCCACAACGACAACGAACTGCGAACACCCATACTCACAAGGAGAACCAACTGCGAACACCCACAACCACAACGAGAACTGCGAGAACAACGAGAACGAATTGCGTGAACACCCACAACCACAACGCGAACATGAGAACGTAGACGGAGCTTTTTagtgaaaatgaagagagaAGCTGCGTTTATAATGAAACAGGGCAAGGGTATAGTTGGAAATCCAATTTTCTGAATCCTTTTTCACTTTCGAAGacaaccttttttaaaaaatcaaaaattaaaaaggaccAATCGGAACTTGAGAAGTGACCAGGGTGTCAAAATTACAGGACCCTTTGTTATAACGTCATTCGCATtacttaaactaaaaaaatataacacttaAGTTGAAACGCACAAGtgtcatatattttattttagacaaCGCCCCATAACATTTTAACTTGCTTGAAGCAAGAATGGACTTGCTTAACATACTTAAGTGACATTTTTTGTGATATGGTTATAATCGAGTTTAGATATTTTACTGGATTTTTAGTGTTATTCtctgttttgttttcaaaatacatttggtactttaaaaaatatttttaatatagtattcatcaatttattttaaaaacacggcagaaaaataacacaaaaaagaaactaCCAAAAGAATCCAAATTCGTTATAATCACCAAGATCATCATTGATTTCACTGCATACTATTTGTTATAAATGTTGTCATTATTAAATCACTTTTTGTGATGggattagaaaaaatatattatctccCAAAATTAATCCGTTATAGTTTATAGTTTATGACAAATCTTcttagttaaaaaaatgatttttaataaatattaattatttaattcctTAGACAAATTGCTATAGTACCAAATATTTGGTATGCCTAGTATTGAAGATTAATCACCATTACAACACTTTTATTCATCAAAAAGACAACTCAAAATGGACGAAATTCGAATAAGCCCACATAACTGAACGTAGTTTAGTTTATACACTGCGTTTTGCTAAAATAGTACCTATTTTATCTATGAAACATCACAAACATCATTGCACATAACTCTGAGTAACATTCTTATACAACATTCTAAGTCACTTTATTCACTTTTCTGCTACCACAAGGCATGGACCTTCACCTTTCTATAAATGAAACCTCAAAACGGGGCAATGATCCACTGCCACTGACAAAATTTTTCATTGTACCCAACGATGGATATACCTCTGTGGTTGCTGGTGCTTCCTCTTCCAACACAGAAGCCGTCGTACTATGTTTTTGTCTCTCACAACTACTTCCCTTGAAAATCCATTGCAGAGGTTTCTTCTTTTCATGACATGCAGCAGCATCACCCTCTTGTGTTGGAACCCTTTTCTGTCCACaaacttttctcttcttcatgcCCTTCACTTCACCAATACAAGACACCTTGGGGGAGGAAGGCTCTCGTTCACTGATGCTTTCGCTTCCACGATTTCTTCGAACCTCCATTGGAACAATTGAGACACTACGTGGTGGTGACCGACCTAACCTTGGAGGGAAATTTCCTGCAGGACTCATATTAGGGTTTTGGAAGCCCACTGAAGCTACTGGTTGCTTTAGCACAAACTTCAACAACTTAGCTTTGATTTGAGACAGTATCTTCATCATGAATGCACTTCAATGGATATAGTTTTGTGTTATGATCTCTGATAACAAAAGTAGGGCTACTTAAGGTATAACAAATAAGTCACTGGAAATACAAGACTTTGAGAGATAAATGAAAGTGATAGCTAATTAACTAGAGAAATATGTGGTTGAAATTCATTCATCTCGGAGGATTTATAGAcagttcaatattttttaggCTGTTGAATACAGTGAAAGAAAATGTTCCTGCAAATCTGAATTGAAGATATGATgatgattatatataatcaGTTTTAGAAGTTTTGGAATCGCAAAAtaggttaattttatttacatggTTAATGTCAagattttatttctattattaatgaataaaaaatcattttggataTGAGTTTTAAAGTAATAACTGTTACCATTAACCATCTCACTCTTGAACAGTGTATAATTGTAAAATCTCTCTACAATATCAGTACAGTttattcaaattcataaaagaaaagttagatgGTGTTAATTTGAATGATTTGTGTATgaatattatgttaataaaattaaatattacattaatttttttaaatcattttacttttctctttctatacatatttgaaaatctcctttttaaaatatatttgataaactTCTTTATATCACGATCAAAAAATACATTGTATCATTCAcactatataagaaaaaatttattgctataatttgtaataatattatattaatattttgtgaagtataatttatataaactaatagATACATAtagatttctttcttttctaaaattgatttttaatttttttaattagataagaaatcaccttaaataaatatttaagataagaaaatatatttatttgaataaataaatattttccctTGTtaatatgacacatttttaatgtaatataattaagatgttaaacctttttcttttttacataattgaaaattctcaaatgtttccatttttttataatattgtcaCATTTATTTCTTGAACATAAAAGGAAGTTACATTATAATGGTGATATCAGCTTGTTAGGGTATAATGGTTACATGATTAAAACAGCATAATATTGTAAATACGAGATTTTCAATTTAAGAAAtccttattattaattaataaatttgttgaagGGAAAGATAACGTTAGCCAAATATCTACGGACTGAATTGTAGGCATATTCGTATGTAGTAAGATACGGATCATAGTCTAAAGTAGAGTTATCTACGGATTATACGGATCAAACTATGGTTCCCTGTacgaataatatttatttttaaatttgatgtcCTTAATAAAAAGTACTAATATAACCTGATAATgaagtaataattaaataacagcggaaacatatttcaaataataataaatataatatccaACATATTAATGTAAAACATGTAGGTAAGGTGTGTCTTCACTTGCCTACTAATTTAATGACCAAAAGAATGATATTATTGAAAAAGAGTTTATATCTCTAAATGCGTGAAAGTTACGTATAGATTTTATCTACGAATTTTGGATATCAAACTGATTTACTATTATATACAGAAAAATATGTATGTAAgtgaaatttatatatagatattaatccatagataatattaatatgaaaataaaaattttcgtACGAATTTTAATATATACCTAATATTATCAGTAGGTaactagtaattttttttttgtagggAATGAGTGTATTTTATTGTGTGTTGATGAATAAATTATGGATAAAATGTGAGATTAAAAGTATAAGATGTATCTTTAAGGTGATCGTTATTAGtttttatgttagtttttttatgttgtgtttgtgtttgattATAATGATGGTGATTTGTCAtgggaatatatatatatatattataatacatgTGTTGTgttgttgaaaaaaatacaCAATATTAAGAAATGTTATATGGATAGttattgaaaaaatagttttcttagttgtttttagaaaaagataaaacttttttttttttcatttgtaaacATTTATGtcagttttacatttttgaaCAATGAgacatatatatcttttattactTGGTGAATGAATTCATTTtctgttatatatttaaacagTGATATCAGAATTATAAATGTTATAGCATTTATAGCTATAACAGTTTTGTAGTTTTCACATGATGATGAAGAGAGGATGTTTGAAAAAGATGGAAATTGCAAAAATAGCTTCGTTATAGCATAAGAAAAGCAGAATACTTGTATAATGCTAGACGGTGAGAGGAATAGAAAAGCTTCGGCGGCAGAGAGAAGGAATGGTTGGACTTATATGGAGACGAAGAGGGACTCTGATTCTCTCTCCATCACCCCACAATGCGTATGCTTCTTCCCCATGAGCAGCATCATCACCAACCTCAAGCTCCTCTTCTTGCATCCTAAGATCCACAATGTGGCTTATAAGAACACAAACCAGGCTAGTAACAACCACAttccaaacaataataaaacctGCTCCAAGTAACTGGTACCATATTTGCCTAAATCCCTTAGAAAAACTATAGATTAAGCCTGGGCCATACTCATCATCGTTATACATTATTCTTAGAAGCTTGGGTTTTGCAAACACGCCAGAAAGAAGACCCCCAAGAAGACCAGCCACGGCATGAGTGTGAAACACTCCTAATGTATCGTCCACACTCTGAAAGAATGCTGATTTTTTGTGTAACACCATCATAGTGTACCATGGAATCGAACCAGACAAAACTCCCATCAATACTGCTGCCCATGAATCCACCAAGCCTTCTCACATACATAGGTAAAAAAACAATAAGGTTAAAGAGGTTAGAAAAACTTTTGATGAGCGAGCAAGCAAGCATCATTGGTCGATATATATATTACCTGCACCTGGTGTGATGCAGACGAGGCCAGTGATCATTCCCTGTACGGCTCCTATGACTGAGCTCTTGGTATATACAATCATGTCCAATGTAAGCCAAACCAGTAGGCTTGTTGCAGTACATAGATGGGTGTTGAAGATCGCCAACGATGCAATTTCTCCCACTCGGAAAGTAGCTCCACCGTTAAAACCTGTCCAACCCATCCACAAAAACCCTGCACCTCCCAGCACGTGAATTATGTTGTTTGGTGGAAAGTTTTGCCTGTCGTATGAAATTCTTGGACCAACCTGCCATTCATCTGCACTTATTATAACTAGCAAGTTTTTCTATTATAGACTTGTCAAAAGTGAAGTTGTAGATGGTAATTTGTGAGTAGAAAGTTATAGTTTGCAGAAGTAATAGTGTTGATAAAGATGAATGTACCCAATAAGCAGCTGTGAAACCTGCAATGCCAGAAGACAAATGAATGACGAATCCACCAgcataatctattatttttccCTCAAGGAAGCCATATTTGTCCCATATGCTGAATGCACCAACAGTGTAAGAGAACGTAAGCCACAAAGGAACAAACAACATCCACGCATAGAAGTTCATTCTCCCCAGCAAAGACCCTGCAAGCAACACTACAGTGATTGCGGCAAAAGCAAATTGATAGAACACGAAGTCAGCCATTGGAAAGTACCCAGCACTTGACTTCGCAAGCAGAAACTTCCCACTCAGAGCGTGGTTGGGCTTTCCCACGAATGGCATAAGCTCAGTCCCAAATGCCATGCCATGGGCCCATGAAACCCAACAAATGAGGACACAAGCAAAGGCGTATAGGGCCATGAAGGCTGAGTTCACAGCCCATTTTCTCTTAACCATGCTGCCGTACAGGATCACAAGCCCAGGAACGCTCTGAAGGCCCACTAAGGTTGCTGCCGTTAGTTGCCATGCATTATCTGCTTTGTTGTTCCACTCGGGAGATGCATCGCTTGGCAAGAGCGATGATGGAATAGGGAAACCATAAGAACTTGCACTCATGgtgtttgaaaaaatttctcTGTGGTGGAATATAAAAGGTGACAAATTTTGGACATTTTTTTAAGCAACTTTTGAAATAATCGACTAGTTGTTTTTTCTTGTTGCGGTGATTCGACATCTGCTTTCGACGCATTAGATTCATTTCAATATTCTAAAAGAGCTAAACTACGGAATCTAGAGTGAGGTGAAGTTTTGTACTTTTATAGTTTGCACTTCAAACAAAGGATATAAGCAATTCCTTTGTGACGTGAGGAGCATTGTTCTAATCGACTTCGTTTCAtctctttgttttcaaattttaacaacttttgaACACAATAAAAGATGACGCAATTGCAATAATtcaagtaaataaattaatagtttaGCTCAATTGTCTGACTTGAGATGTGTTTTAAAGTCTTTTAACTTGTGTTTATTTTGGATGAAAAAACTCGAGGaaatatctattaaattattctcTTACAACCAATAGCCAGCCAACATTtaaagtatattatatatactttctgtttttgtttgtaattacAAAGACGTCACTTTTATTCTTAGTGATCGTGGTTGGTTGTTTATTTAggactttaaatttttttgaaaattttgaatgaattgtTAAATCATAAAAACACTCCAATCTTACCtatagttttattattcttttgtctattaaatataattttgttttaaatctattattttGGATCAAATATTTGTTCTGGAAatattgacaatattttttttttcatccttttcattttctgttaaaaaaatttaaaataaaaataaacgacattttttataatttacagaagaaagttaaaaaagtaaacaGATAAGGACTGCCCACGTACTAACAAGAGACAACGATGTTGTATTCAGGtgctgcttttttttttttttggccgATAGGAATCCGAATACTAGAATATTGATGACTAAGTTTTCAGGGGATTAAACGAACtaaagaataaacaaaaagaacttTGGAAAAAAGTTATAGgtagttttttagtttttcacaAGGAAAAcgtatatattaaaattacaatgaaTATATATTCAAACTCCTACATAATAATCACTTTCAAATAAAGCACAACCCTATTAATATGGAAAATAAGAAAGTTCTTATTATTAGGGATTAACGAAATGCCAATTGTACATGATTCATCACTTGTTTATTTTAAGGTGTTTCCactaaagataatattaatgatCTAATAACTttgatgttttttaatttgatttgaagtGTTTGAATGTTTCATACATCAActgtaaaagtaaattttatgatAACTTACTTATATTATGTATCAAGGTGACGAAAACCTTTAATTCACCAAGTTCTTGTGATATGTTGATTTTGATCAACAAATCATACATGTCTTCccataaatcatattttttattttaggtttttaatgGTGACGCgatgaaagattaaaaaaaagagagtaaaatggagtaatgtaagtttttttatttactaataaaataatttgtttaaatgttTCATAACTTAatataaagattattttttaattttttattcaaatttatttatta
This genomic stretch from Vigna radiata var. radiata cultivar VC1973A chromosome 7, Vradiata_ver6, whole genome shotgun sequence harbors:
- the LOC106765938 gene encoding ammonium transporter 3 member 1-like yields the protein MSASSYGFPIPSSLLPSDASPEWNNKADNAWQLTAATLVGLQSVPGLVILYGSMVKRKWAVNSAFMALYAFACVLICWVSWAHGMAFGTELMPFVGKPNHALSGKFLLAKSSAGYFPMADFVFYQFAFAAITVVLLAGSLLGRMNFYAWMLFVPLWLTFSYTVGAFSIWDKYGFLEGKIIDYAGGFVIHLSSGIAGFTAAYWVGPRISYDRQNFPPNNIIHVLGGAGFLWMGWTGFNGGATFRVGEIASLAIFNTHLCTATSLLVWLTLDMIVYTKSSVIGAVQGMITGLVCITPGAGLVDSWAAVLMGVLSGSIPWYTMMVLHKKSAFFQSVDDTLGVFHTHAVAGLLGGLLSGVFAKPKLLRIMYNDDEYGPGLIYSFSKGFRQIWYQLLGAGFIIVWNVVVTSLVCVLISHIVDLRMQEEELEVGDDAAHGEEAYALWGDGERIRVPLRLHISPTIPSLCRRSFSIPLTV